One genomic window of Candidatus Fermentibacter sp. includes the following:
- a CDS encoding DUF2786 domain-containing protein has product MTDDTKAIIEKVKKLLALAGRTTSVEEASAATRRAEEIIAKYRLDTATIERADPTCSEPITDSPDPLWVGSRTELWMEVLVSGLSKHYGCYTFVNRFKQNQESARPARAVYRSQYVIVGRPSDVEIVRYMFAFAHAEIVRLSAVERGPVAKAAFRRGAVSAILRGLRETARAAERSRRGPAADLDLRADDAELWFKEQEAVRKTPPRDPRPDKDARARGFRAGKGIHLGPSLPGARKPLPAKGAT; this is encoded by the coding sequence ATGACGGACGATACGAAGGCGATCATCGAAAAGGTGAAGAAGCTGCTCGCGCTTGCGGGGCGCACGACTTCGGTCGAGGAGGCTAGTGCGGCGACGCGGCGGGCTGAGGAGATCATCGCGAAGTACAGGCTTGACACGGCCACGATCGAGCGCGCCGACCCGACTTGTTCTGAGCCCATTACGGATTCGCCGGACCCACTCTGGGTCGGATCTCGCACCGAGCTGTGGATGGAGGTCCTCGTGTCCGGTCTCTCGAAGCACTACGGGTGCTACACGTTTGTCAATAGGTTCAAGCAGAATCAGGAGTCCGCTCGACCGGCGAGGGCCGTCTACCGCTCGCAGTACGTCATCGTCGGCAGGCCCTCCGACGTCGAGATCGTGCGGTACATGTTCGCGTTCGCGCACGCGGAGATCGTTCGGCTCTCGGCCGTGGAGCGGGGTCCCGTCGCGAAGGCGGCCTTCCGCCGCGGGGCGGTGTCGGCGATCCTGCGGGGCCTGCGGGAGACCGCCCGCGCTGCGGAGCGGAGTCGACGAGGACCGGCGGCAGACCTCGACCTCCGCGCCGACGACGCGGAGCTCTGGTTCAAGGAGCAGGAGGCGGTGAGGAAGACGCCGCCCCGGGACCCTCGACCGGACAAGGACGCCAGGGCCCGCGGCTTTCGGGCAGGGAAGGGGATCCACCTCGGCCCTTCCCTCCCCGGCGCGCGGAAGCCCCTGCCCGCGAAGGGGGCGACGTGA
- a CDS encoding Dam family site-specific DNA-(adenine-N6)-methyltransferase, which translates to MNLDVTHGINGIGGQATMSEQIGVTPPLKWVGGKRWVADRVRALLPPQISGEYYEPFFGGGAIFFSMRPEQLPMFAEPGRQYVRESRARVADLSPGLVEFYEVLRDRVEPLIRDLHDLRDEYRGYYTSEKRERYYTAVRYVFNDNRDRVNRTTHEVVRQAARFLFLNKTGYNGLMRYNRRGELNTPHGAYKNPSIFEPSELRKASVALRGVDVQALDFEECVKGAGPGDAVYLDPPHAPRTEKRSATFTAYTGRAWSEDDDRRVTRVFWDLARRGARVVMSQADTPRARELLREEGGDLWEGVHLESVMRPERVSSKGSGRAAVGEILVAAGPR; encoded by the coding sequence ATGAACCTCGACGTCACTCACGGCATTAACGGTATCGGAGGACAGGCGACCATGAGCGAGCAGATCGGCGTCACCCCGCCCCTCAAGTGGGTCGGCGGCAAGCGGTGGGTCGCGGACCGCGTTCGCGCTCTCCTCCCTCCGCAGATCAGCGGTGAGTACTACGAGCCGTTCTTTGGGGGCGGCGCGATCTTCTTCTCGATGCGCCCGGAGCAGCTTCCGATGTTTGCGGAGCCGGGGCGGCAGTACGTGCGGGAGAGCCGCGCCCGCGTGGCCGACCTCTCCCCGGGACTCGTCGAGTTCTATGAGGTCCTCCGGGATAGGGTCGAACCTCTGATCAGAGACCTACATGATCTCCGAGATGAGTATCGAGGGTACTATACTTCGGAGAAGCGGGAGCGGTATTACACCGCCGTTCGCTACGTGTTCAACGACAACAGGGATCGAGTGAATCGAACGACTCACGAAGTTGTCCGCCAGGCCGCCCGCTTCCTCTTCCTGAACAAGACGGGCTACAACGGCCTCATGCGGTACAACCGCCGGGGCGAGCTCAACACGCCCCACGGCGCCTACAAGAACCCCTCGATCTTCGAGCCCTCCGAGCTGCGAAAAGCCTCGGTCGCCCTCCGCGGCGTGGACGTCCAGGCCCTCGACTTCGAGGAGTGCGTCAAGGGCGCCGGCCCCGGCGACGCCGTTTACCTCGACCCGCCGCATGCCCCCCGTACCGAGAAGCGGTCCGCCACGTTCACCGCGTACACGGGGCGCGCCTGGTCGGAGGACGACGACCGGCGGGTGACGAGGGTGTTCTGGGACCTCGCGCGGCGGGGAGCGCGGGTGGTGATGAGCCAGGCCGACACGCCGCGGGCCCGGGAGCTCCTCCGGGAGGAGGGCGGGGACCTGTGGGAGGGGGTTCACCTGGAGTCGGTCATGCGACCGGAGAGGGTGAGCTCGAAGGGGAGCGGGAGGGCCGCGGTAGGGGAGATCCTCGTCGCGGCGGGCCCGCGATGA